In a genomic window of Variovorax paradoxus:
- a CDS encoding DUF58 domain-containing protein translates to MNAVGAIRSRIDGWFLSRRPPSDTLELTQRNVYIVPTRAGWTLALTLLVLLVASINYQLNLGYLLTFLLAGSVAVGMHVCHGTLRGLAMHLMPPDAHYAGSAAVFRVVLHNARRGVRYGIGMAVRGSGQWAWTDVPAQGSSTVEIAFLPERRGLHPVPALTAETRFPLGTFRVWTVWRPASRMLVYPAPELHPPPLPAGEPLSGAAAVSSVVRSLGAGEYDGVRAYRRGDPLKLVVWKKAAQALAAGSEEFVSRDAQQTQREELWLDAQATGLADVEGRVSRLCAWVLMADRLGVDYGVRVGGRVLKPSQGEAHRRACLEMLALC, encoded by the coding sequence GTGAACGCCGTCGGCGCCATCCGCTCGCGCATCGACGGCTGGTTCCTCTCGCGCCGGCCGCCGTCGGACACGCTCGAGCTCACGCAGCGCAACGTCTACATCGTGCCCACGCGCGCCGGCTGGACCCTGGCGCTCACGCTGCTGGTGCTGCTGGTGGCGTCGATCAACTACCAGCTCAACCTCGGCTACCTGCTGACCTTCCTGCTCGCGGGCAGCGTGGCGGTGGGCATGCACGTATGCCACGGCACCTTGCGCGGGCTGGCGATGCACCTGATGCCGCCCGATGCGCATTACGCGGGGAGCGCGGCGGTGTTCCGGGTGGTGCTGCACAACGCGCGGCGCGGGGTGCGTTACGGGATCGGGATGGCGGTGCGCGGCAGCGGGCAGTGGGCCTGGACCGATGTGCCGGCGCAGGGCAGCTCGACGGTGGAGATCGCTTTTCTGCCGGAGCGAAGGGGGTTGCATCCGGTGCCTGCGTTGACGGCGGAGACGCGGTTTCCGCTGGGCACGTTTCGGGTGTGGACGGTGTGGCGGCCGGCTTCTCGGATGCTGGTGTATCCGGCGCCTGAGCTGCATCCGCCGCCCTTGCCTGCCGGTGAGCCGCTGTCTGGGGCTGCGGCTGTTTCTTCTGTGGTGCGGTCGCTGGGGGCCGGGGAGTACGACGGGGTGCGGGCTTATCGGCGTGGGGATCCGTTGAAGCTGGTGGTCTGGAAGAAGGCGGCGCAGGCGTTGGCTGCGGGGTCCGAGGAGTTCGTGAGTCGGGATGCTCAGCAGACGCAACGCGAGGAACTCTGGCTGGATGCGCAGGCTACTGGGTTGGCTGATGTCGAAGGGCGGGTTTCTCGGTTGTGTGCCTGGGTGTTGATGGCGGATCGGTTGGGGGTGGACTATGGGGTTCGTGTTGGCGGGCGGGTGTTGAAGCCTTCGCAAGGGGAGGCGCATCGGAGGGCTTGTCTGGAGATGCTGGCTCTATGTTGA
- a CDS encoding DUF3488 domain-containing transglutaminase family protein translates to MKKPTMATLPRDTRDTLFLLAVIALIILPQVDNLPWWCTTLTTAVLIWRGTLAVQSRPLPSRWWRIALLVVTVAATFATHRTLLGRDAGVTLIVILLALKTLELRARRDAFVVFFLGFFAMLTNFFYSQSLATAVTMLLALLGLLTALVNAHMPVGRPPLAQAARTAGWMALAGAPIMFALFLLFPRLAPLWGTPTDAMAGRSGLSNTMRVGTIAELALDGRVAARIKFDGNRAPPQSQLYFRGPVLAQFDGREWTALPSWRRGAGASELRTSGEPLGYEVTLEPSNRPWLLTLDAAPRAPVLPGYEVTGSSDLQWFVNRPLSDLVRYRAQSYTRFESGPATSANSLRAYLALPPASNPRTAALAREMLADPALAGAATPALVQAVLQRLRTGGYSYTLEPGIYGNDTADEFWFDRKEGFCEHIASAFVVLMRGMNVPARIVTGYQGGELNGIDGYWVLRQSDAHAWAEVWEAGKGWVRVDPTGAVAPGRVGQSMRLVQPPGLFAGAVIAMSPTFAQNLRAAWEAVNNGWNQWVLNYTQSRQLDLLKNIGFTAPSLEDLAYVLLYLLVGASLAGALWTLWERSQHDPWLRLLGRARARLVKAGLAVPDTAPPRQMAALAEAFFGTDQSAPLRDWLLKLEAQRYAPAGPETPAALRAEFRRLPWPARKAGPARLQPG, encoded by the coding sequence ATGAAGAAGCCAACGATGGCGACATTGCCAAGAGACACAAGAGACACCCTCTTCCTCCTGGCAGTCATAGCCCTCATCATCCTCCCCCAGGTAGACAACCTCCCCTGGTGGTGCACCACCCTCACCACAGCGGTATTGATCTGGCGCGGCACCCTCGCCGTCCAATCCAGACCCCTCCCCTCCCGCTGGTGGCGCATCGCCCTGCTCGTGGTGACGGTCGCCGCCACCTTCGCCACCCACCGCACCCTGCTGGGCCGCGACGCCGGCGTCACGCTGATCGTGATCCTGCTCGCACTCAAGACGCTCGAGCTGCGCGCGCGTCGCGACGCCTTCGTCGTCTTCTTCCTGGGCTTCTTCGCGATGCTCACGAACTTCTTCTATTCGCAGTCGCTCGCCACCGCCGTCACGATGCTGCTCGCGCTGCTCGGCCTCCTGACCGCGCTGGTCAACGCCCACATGCCGGTGGGCCGGCCGCCGCTCGCGCAGGCCGCGCGCACCGCCGGCTGGATGGCGCTCGCGGGCGCGCCGATCATGTTCGCGCTGTTCCTGCTGTTCCCGCGGCTCGCGCCGCTGTGGGGCACGCCGACCGATGCGATGGCAGGCCGCAGCGGGCTGTCGAACACGATGCGCGTAGGCACCATCGCCGAGCTCGCGCTCGACGGGCGCGTGGCGGCACGCATCAAGTTCGACGGCAACCGCGCGCCGCCGCAGAGCCAGCTCTACTTCCGCGGCCCGGTGCTCGCGCAGTTCGATGGCCGCGAATGGACCGCGCTGCCGTCCTGGCGTCGCGGCGCGGGCGCCTCGGAGCTGCGCACCAGCGGCGAGCCGCTGGGCTACGAGGTCACGCTCGAGCCCAGCAACCGCCCGTGGCTGCTCACGCTCGACGCCGCGCCGCGCGCGCCCGTGCTGCCGGGCTACGAGGTCACGGGCAGTTCGGACCTGCAATGGTTCGTGAACCGGCCGCTGTCGGACCTGGTGCGCTACCGCGCCCAGAGCTACACGCGCTTCGAGAGCGGCCCCGCGACCAGCGCGAACTCGCTGCGCGCCTACCTCGCGCTGCCGCCCGCATCGAACCCGCGCACCGCGGCGCTCGCGCGCGAGATGCTCGCCGACCCGGCGCTGGCCGGTGCCGCCACGCCCGCGCTGGTGCAGGCGGTGCTGCAGCGGCTGCGCACCGGCGGCTACAGCTACACGCTCGAGCCCGGCATCTACGGCAACGACACCGCCGACGAGTTCTGGTTCGATCGCAAGGAAGGCTTCTGCGAGCACATCGCCTCGGCCTTCGTGGTGCTGATGCGCGGCATGAACGTGCCCGCGCGCATCGTCACCGGCTACCAGGGCGGCGAACTCAACGGCATCGACGGCTACTGGGTGCTGCGCCAGAGCGATGCCCATGCCTGGGCCGAGGTCTGGGAGGCCGGCAAGGGCTGGGTGCGCGTCGATCCCACGGGCGCGGTGGCGCCGGGACGCGTCGGCCAGTCGATGCGCCTCGTGCAACCGCCGGGCCTGTTCGCGGGCGCGGTGATCGCGATGAGCCCGACCTTCGCGCAGAACCTGCGCGCGGCCTGGGAGGCCGTCAACAACGGCTGGAACCAGTGGGTGCTCAACTACACGCAGAGCCGCCAGCTCGACCTGCTGAAGAACATCGGCTTCACGGCGCCGAGCCTCGAGGACCTGGCCTACGTGCTGCTCTACCTGCTGGTGGGCGCGAGCCTGGCCGGCGCGCTCTGGACGCTGTGGGAACGCAGCCAGCACGATCCCTGGCTGCGCCTGCTCGGCCGTGCGCGCGCGCGGCTCGTGAAGGCCGGCCTCGCGGTGCCCGACACCGCGCCGCCGCGCCAGATGGCGGCGCTGGCCGAGGCCTTCTTCGGCACCGATCAAAGCGCGCCGCTGCGCGACTGGCTGCTGAAGCTCGAGGCCCAGCGCTATGCACCGGCCGGCCCCGAGACGCCGGCCGCGCTGCGCGCCGAGTTCCGCCGCCTGCCATGGCCCGCGCGCAAGGCCGGGCCCGCACGACTGCAGCCCGGCTGA
- a CDS encoding N-methyl-D-aspartate receptor NMDAR2C subunit, which produces MTPLSRTALRANWHAAWRALGIAQPATPERDALCDELQRRYAEPQRHYHTMQHLGECLAWFEREQAAAQRPGEVALALWFHDAVYDVHAHDNEARSAAWALEALRRFEAGEDAAQRVHELVMATRHDAVPEGRDAELLIDIDLSILGAERARFDEYETQVGREYAFVPLEIRLPRRREILQRFLDREAIYATPRMHALLEARARENLRRSIAG; this is translated from the coding sequence ATGACGCCCCTGTCGCGCACGGCCCTGCGGGCCAACTGGCACGCCGCCTGGCGCGCGCTCGGCATCGCGCAACCCGCCACGCCCGAACGCGATGCGCTGTGCGACGAACTGCAGCGCCGCTACGCCGAGCCGCAGCGCCACTACCACACGATGCAGCACCTCGGCGAGTGCCTGGCCTGGTTCGAGCGCGAGCAGGCCGCCGCGCAACGCCCCGGCGAAGTGGCGCTCGCGCTGTGGTTCCACGACGCGGTCTACGACGTCCATGCGCACGACAACGAGGCACGCAGTGCCGCCTGGGCGCTCGAGGCGCTGCGCCGCTTCGAGGCCGGCGAGGACGCGGCACAGCGCGTGCACGAGCTCGTGATGGCCACGCGCCACGATGCCGTGCCCGAGGGCCGCGATGCCGAGCTGCTGATCGACATCGACCTCTCGATCCTCGGCGCCGAACGCGCGCGCTTCGACGAGTACGAGACGCAGGTCGGACGGGAATACGCCTTCGTGCCGCTCGAGATCCGCCTGCCGCGCCGGCGCGAGATCCTGCAGCGCTTCCTCGACCGCGAGGCGATCTACGCCACGCCGCGCATGCATGCCCTGCTCGAGGCCCGCGCGCGCGAGAACCTGCGCCGTTCGATCGCGGGCTGA
- a CDS encoding beta-ketoacyl synthase, which produces MSDVYLGGVGLACALGDDLDAALASLRAGGVRPVPVAVSAQAQWPVYRLSPTDGGWDERVRRRVRAVVAQADRAGGAVSRDAPLFVASSSLDIGHMEHEKEDRRLGGDLLDFAEIVAGALAWRGPVFTVSTACTSALNAILAASDLLRGGGAEEALVIGAEPDNRFTVAGFGAMQLLSPDGARPFGVGRDGLVLGEAFAALQLRTRPARWRVAGGANIVDGSNPAGNEAGAVRAACEAALAQAGLRPRDIGLVKVQAAGSPGNDAVEAQALRALFDPLPPLVSFKTAIGHTLGASGAAELALLTGCIAHGVWPVATHAPDEALGLALSASAPRGLRHVLFNVLGFGGGHAALVLEDAGEGAR; this is translated from the coding sequence ATGAGCGATGTGTACCTCGGCGGCGTGGGGCTGGCCTGCGCGCTGGGCGACGACCTGGACGCGGCGCTCGCCAGCCTGCGCGCGGGCGGCGTGCGGCCCGTGCCGGTGGCCGTGTCGGCGCAGGCGCAGTGGCCCGTCTACAGGCTGTCGCCGACGGATGGCGGCTGGGACGAACGCGTGCGCCGGCGCGTGCGCGCGGTGGTGGCGCAGGCCGATCGCGCGGGCGGCGCGGTGTCGCGCGACGCGCCGCTGTTCGTCGCCTCGTCCTCGCTCGACATCGGCCACATGGAGCACGAGAAGGAAGACCGCCGGCTCGGCGGCGACCTGCTCGACTTCGCCGAGATCGTGGCCGGCGCGCTCGCCTGGCGCGGCCCGGTCTTCACCGTGTCGACGGCCTGCACCTCGGCGCTCAACGCGATCCTCGCGGCCTCGGACTTGCTGCGCGGCGGCGGGGCCGAGGAGGCGCTGGTGATCGGCGCCGAGCCCGACAACCGCTTCACCGTGGCCGGCTTCGGCGCGATGCAGCTGCTGTCGCCCGATGGCGCGCGGCCCTTCGGCGTTGGCCGCGACGGGCTGGTGCTCGGCGAGGCCTTCGCGGCGCTGCAGCTGCGCACGCGGCCCGCGCGCTGGCGCGTCGCGGGCGGCGCGAACATCGTCGACGGCAGCAATCCCGCGGGCAACGAGGCGGGCGCGGTGCGCGCCGCGTGCGAGGCCGCGCTCGCGCAGGCCGGGCTGCGGCCGCGCGACATCGGCCTGGTCAAGGTGCAGGCCGCGGGCAGCCCCGGCAACGATGCGGTGGAGGCGCAGGCGCTGCGCGCGCTGTTCGATCCGCTGCCGCCGCTGGTGTCGTTCAAGACCGCGATCGGCCACACGCTCGGCGCTTCGGGGGCGGCGGAGCTGGCCTTGCTGACCGGCTGCATCGCGCACGGCGTCTGGCCGGTGGCGACGCATGCGCCCGACGAAGCGCTCGGCCTGGCGCTGAGTGCCTCGGCACCGCGCGGGCTGCGGCATGTGCTGTTCAACGTGCTGGGCTTCGGCGGCGGCCATGCGGCGCTGGTGCTCGAGGATGCGGGGGAGGGCGCGCGGTGA
- a CDS encoding acyl carrier protein, which yields MNPVTPEFIARLKTLVLEAVEKEPPPGGLSDDEALFGPEARLDLDSLDALQVSMAIQQAFGVRMPDSKETRRALSSIAHLAEHLLRERKA from the coding sequence ATGAACCCCGTCACTCCCGAATTCATCGCCCGGCTCAAGACGCTGGTGCTCGAGGCCGTCGAGAAGGAGCCGCCGCCCGGCGGCCTGTCGGACGACGAGGCCCTGTTCGGCCCCGAGGCCCGGCTGGACCTCGACTCGCTCGATGCGCTGCAGGTGTCGATGGCGATCCAGCAGGCCTTCGGCGTGCGCATGCCCGACAGCAAGGAGACGCGCCGCGCGCTGAGCTCGATCGCGCACCTGGCCGAGCACCTGCTGCGCGAGCGGAAGGCATGA
- a CDS encoding ABC transporter permease: MLRALIKKELLALRRDMHGLAALFLMPMIFIVLMSLTLKDIYRPPLAALNYAVDVRDNGTPAQWLLQQWRKAHGAPEPLGADWQARLRRGELKYVIVLQLGLSDELESVALSTRPYIQLLTEPGIDSNLHNALRAELVGASGELKARLALQVPGTAGPAQGASIQALVQAERFASSGPRPTSVQQNVPAWLVFGMFFVVASLSSLLVQERSSGALGRLQSLGVSRAMLLASKALPYLAVNAVQAALMLAAGIWLMPLIGGDALSLAGIDWGALLVALVAVSLAAVSLSLALACAVRSHAQAATIGPMVNVLMAAAGGIMVPKFVMPGFMQRLVELSPMNWGLEALLTVLLRGGSVADTLPQVGRLVVFAAAMFVLAVFLFRRRTP, from the coding sequence ATGCTCCGAGCCCTCATCAAGAAGGAACTGCTCGCGCTGCGGCGCGACATGCACGGCCTGGCCGCGCTGTTCCTGATGCCGATGATCTTCATCGTGCTGATGTCGCTGACGCTCAAGGACATCTACCGCCCGCCGCTGGCCGCGCTGAACTACGCGGTCGACGTGCGCGACAACGGCACGCCCGCGCAGTGGCTGCTGCAGCAGTGGCGCAAGGCGCATGGCGCGCCCGAGCCTCTCGGCGCCGACTGGCAGGCACGGTTGCGCCGCGGCGAGCTCAAGTACGTGATCGTGCTGCAGCTGGGGCTGTCGGACGAGCTCGAATCGGTGGCGCTGTCGACGCGCCCCTACATCCAGCTGCTGACCGAGCCCGGCATCGACAGCAACCTGCACAACGCGCTGCGCGCCGAGCTGGTCGGTGCCTCGGGCGAACTCAAGGCGCGGCTCGCGCTGCAGGTGCCGGGCACCGCGGGGCCGGCGCAGGGCGCGTCGATCCAGGCGCTGGTGCAGGCCGAGCGTTTCGCGAGCAGCGGGCCGCGGCCGACCTCGGTGCAGCAGAACGTGCCGGCCTGGCTGGTGTTCGGCATGTTCTTCGTCGTGGCCTCGCTCTCGAGCCTGCTGGTGCAGGAGCGCAGCTCGGGCGCGCTGGGCCGGCTGCAGAGCCTGGGCGTGTCGCGCGCCATGCTGCTGGCCTCGAAGGCCTTGCCCTATCTCGCGGTGAACGCGGTGCAGGCCGCGCTGATGCTGGCCGCGGGCATCTGGCTGATGCCGCTGATCGGCGGCGATGCGCTCTCGCTCGCGGGCATCGACTGGGGCGCGCTGCTGGTCGCGCTGGTCGCGGTGAGCCTCGCGGCCGTGAGCCTCTCGCTGGCACTGGCCTGCGCGGTGCGCAGCCATGCGCAGGCCGCCACCATCGGGCCGATGGTCAACGTGCTGATGGCGGCCGCGGGCGGGATCATGGTGCCCAAGTTCGTGATGCCGGGCTTCATGCAGCGGCTGGTCGAGCTCTCGCCGATGAACTGGGGCCTCGAGGCCCTGCTGACCGTGTTGCTGCGCGGCGGCAGCGTGGCCGACACGCTGCCGCAGGTCGGGCGGCTCGTGGTGTTCGCGGCCGCCATGTTCGTGCTCGCGGTCTTTCTCTTTCGCAGGCGCACGCCATGA
- a CDS encoding ABC transporter ATP-binding protein, whose amino-acid sequence MLELQGLSHRYPHAEAPALDAVSLAVPRGCVLGLLGPNGAGKTTLISHLSGALAVQSGQIRIDGVPLAQVRAQAPTRIAVAPQDHAFYPMLTVAENLACFAAAGRLAGARRRERIAACLAFAQLEAFAGTRAERLSGGLKRRLNLAIALLPEPELMLFDEPTVGVDPQSRAFVLDAIKGLARAGAAVIYASHYMEEVEAIADRVAILDHGRVLREGSLEALLSKNAMLLTLAADGLDARMLSRFGTVEQGGVHWRIHLHPGTGPAPVLAALEAAGIEVRHAEFGRHDLEQLFMALTHRSLRD is encoded by the coding sequence ATGCTCGAACTGCAGGGGCTGAGCCACCGCTACCCGCACGCCGAAGCACCCGCGCTCGACGCGGTGTCGCTGGCCGTGCCGCGCGGCTGCGTGCTCGGCCTGCTCGGGCCCAACGGCGCGGGCAAGACCACGCTGATCTCGCACCTGTCGGGCGCGCTCGCGGTGCAGTCGGGCCAGATCCGCATCGATGGCGTGCCGCTCGCGCAGGTGCGCGCGCAGGCGCCCACGCGCATCGCGGTGGCGCCGCAGGACCATGCCTTCTATCCGATGCTCACCGTGGCCGAGAACCTGGCCTGCTTCGCCGCCGCGGGCCGGCTCGCGGGCGCGCGCCGGCGCGAGCGCATCGCGGCCTGCCTCGCGTTCGCGCAGCTCGAGGCCTTCGCGGGCACGCGCGCCGAGCGGCTCTCGGGCGGCCTCAAGCGCCGGCTCAACCTCGCGATCGCACTGCTGCCCGAGCCCGAGCTGATGCTGTTCGACGAGCCCACCGTCGGCGTCGATCCGCAATCGCGCGCCTTCGTGCTCGACGCCATCAAGGGCCTGGCGCGCGCGGGCGCGGCGGTGATCTATGCCTCGCACTACATGGAGGAAGTCGAGGCCATCGCCGACCGCGTGGCGATCCTCGACCATGGCCGGGTGCTGCGCGAGGGCTCGCTCGAGGCGCTGCTGTCGAAGAACGCGATGCTGCTCACGCTGGCCGCCGACGGGCTCGATGCGCGGATGCTCTCGCGCTTCGGCACGGTGGAGCAGGGCGGCGTGCACTGGCGCATCCACCTGCATCCGGGCACCGGCCCGGCCCCGGTGCTGGCGGCGCTCGAGGCCGCGGGCATCGAGGTGCGCCATGCCGAGTTCGGCCGCCACGACCTCGAGCAGCTGTTCATGGCGCTCACCCACCGCTCGCTGCGGGACTGA
- a CDS encoding BtrH N-terminal domain-containing protein, translating into MNAIAAPVAEAGFRHSQAAHCESGVISSLMRHHGVPAMTESMALGLSSGLSFAYLPFIKLSGLPLISYRMPPRAMIKGLLAPMAARFCFETFRSPEDGQRRLDALLADGHLVGLQTSVYWLPYFPPNMRFHFNAHNLLVYGKEGDEYLISDPVFEEPVRCASADLARARFAKGVLAPKGLMYYPQAIERKAVDAGAVRKAILKTVRNMLAPVPIVGVRGMRTLAGRIAKLAPADPRTVAFVGHLVRMQEEIGTGGAGFRFIYAAFLQEAAALLGKPQLLQMSDRLTAIGDDWRAFALKAARMVKGREAVDPAKLAALLREQARREESFFRDLKAAVS; encoded by the coding sequence ATGAATGCCATCGCCGCACCGGTCGCCGAAGCCGGCTTCCGCCACAGCCAGGCCGCCCACTGCGAGAGCGGCGTGATCTCGAGCCTGATGCGCCACCACGGCGTGCCCGCGATGACCGAGAGCATGGCGCTGGGCCTGTCCTCGGGCCTGTCCTTCGCCTACCTGCCGTTCATCAAGCTCTCGGGCCTGCCGCTGATCTCCTACCGCATGCCGCCGCGCGCGATGATCAAGGGCCTGCTCGCGCCGATGGCCGCGCGCTTTTGCTTCGAGACCTTCCGAAGCCCCGAGGACGGCCAGCGCCGGCTCGACGCGCTGCTCGCCGACGGCCACCTCGTGGGCCTGCAGACCTCGGTCTACTGGCTGCCGTACTTCCCGCCCAACATGCGCTTCCATTTCAATGCGCACAACCTGCTGGTCTACGGCAAGGAGGGCGACGAGTACCTGATCAGCGACCCGGTGTTCGAGGAGCCGGTGCGCTGCGCCAGCGCCGACCTGGCGCGCGCGCGCTTCGCCAAGGGCGTGCTCGCGCCCAAGGGGCTCATGTACTACCCGCAGGCGATCGAGCGCAAGGCGGTCGACGCGGGCGCGGTGCGCAAGGCGATCCTGAAGACCGTGCGCAACATGCTCGCCCCGGTGCCCATCGTCGGCGTGCGCGGCATGCGCACCCTGGCCGGCCGCATCGCGAAGCTCGCGCCCGCCGATCCGCGCACCGTGGCCTTCGTCGGCCACCTGGTGCGCATGCAGGAGGAGATCGGCACCGGCGGCGCCGGCTTCCGCTTCATCTACGCGGCCTTCCTGCAGGAGGCCGCGGCGCTACTGGGCAAGCCGCAGCTGCTGCAGATGTCCGACCGCCTCACGGCCATCGGCGACGACTGGCGCGCCTTCGCGCTCAAGGCGGCGCGCATGGTCAAGGGGCGTGAGGCGGTCGATCCGGCGAAGCTCGCGGCGCTGCTGCGCGAGCAGGCGCGGCGCGAGGAGAGCTTCTTCCGCGACCTCAAGGCCGCCGTGTCCTGA
- a CDS encoding beta-ketoacyl-ACP synthase III, with protein sequence MTTDVFLTRTAAFLPFAPVSNEDIEEVLGRVGDRVSRARRLILRSNGIRSRHYAIDRATGLQAMSNAELTAAAIRGLGTPEELGRIDCLVTGTSMPDQLMPNHAVMVHGELGWPRLEVVACAGICLAGATALKHAWLSVRAGDAERAVATGSELASPLMRGSRFEAEIEHRIDLLETNPEIAFEKDFLRWMLSDGAGAVLLERAPRGPLSLKVEWIDLSSAAHELPVCMYAGADRNADGSLTGWARTAPRDWHRDSTFAIKQDVRLLNENIVRATLGEPLAAIVEKRGLRPDDVDWFLPHLSSSYFMEPVARCLEQMDFAIPRERWFSNLVQKGNTGSASPYIMLDELFRSGRIRSGHKLLMFVPESGRFSSGFVYLEAV encoded by the coding sequence ATGACGACTGATGTCTTCCTGACCCGCACCGCCGCCTTCCTGCCTTTTGCTCCGGTCAGCAACGAAGACATCGAAGAAGTCCTGGGCCGCGTCGGCGACCGGGTGTCGCGTGCGCGACGCCTGATCCTGCGCAGCAACGGCATCCGGTCGCGCCACTACGCGATCGACCGCGCGACCGGGCTGCAGGCCATGAGCAATGCCGAGCTCACCGCCGCGGCGATCCGCGGGCTCGGCACGCCCGAGGAACTGGGGCGCATCGACTGCCTCGTCACCGGCACCTCGATGCCCGACCAGCTGATGCCCAACCACGCGGTGATGGTGCACGGCGAGCTCGGCTGGCCGCGGCTCGAGGTGGTGGCCTGCGCGGGCATCTGCCTGGCCGGCGCCACCGCCCTCAAGCACGCCTGGCTGTCGGTGCGCGCGGGCGATGCCGAGCGCGCCGTGGCCACCGGTTCGGAGCTGGCCTCACCGCTGATGCGCGGCTCGCGCTTCGAGGCCGAGATCGAGCACCGCATCGACCTGCTCGAAACGAATCCCGAGATCGCGTTCGAGAAGGACTTCCTGCGCTGGATGCTCTCGGACGGCGCGGGCGCGGTGCTGCTGGAGCGCGCGCCGCGCGGGCCGCTGTCGCTCAAGGTCGAATGGATCGATCTCTCCTCGGCCGCGCACGAGCTGCCGGTGTGCATGTATGCCGGCGCCGACCGCAATGCCGACGGCAGCCTCACCGGCTGGGCCCGTACCGCGCCGCGCGACTGGCACCGCGACTCCACCTTCGCGATCAAGCAGGACGTGCGGCTGCTCAACGAGAACATCGTGCGCGCCACGCTCGGCGAGCCGCTCGCGGCCATCGTCGAGAAGCGCGGCCTGCGGCCCGATGACGTGGACTGGTTCCTGCCGCACCTGTCGTCGAGCTACTTCATGGAACCGGTGGCGCGCTGCCTCGAGCAGATGGACTTCGCGATTCCGCGCGAGCGCTGGTTCAGCAACTTGGTGCAGAAGGGCAACACCGGCTCCGCCTCGCCCTACATCATGCTCGACGAGCTGTTCCGCTCGGGCCGCATCCGGTCCGGCCACAAGCTGCTGATGTTCGTGCCCGAGAGCGGCCGCTTCTCGAGCGGTTTCGTCTACCTCGAAGCCGTCTGA
- a CDS encoding dialkylresorcinol condensing enzyme, with protein sequence MNSSLSSPSEAAAPPIAKRVLVIHYSQTGQLGSVAERIVAPLRDDPAIAVHVETLRPARPFPFPWGFMRFFDAFPETAHMKPPALQPLALTGEEDFDLVILPYQVWFLAPSQPITAFLKHPVAARLLQGKPVVTVIACRNMWHLAHEKLKGLLAAIDARLIDNVVLTDPGPTLATFFTTPAWLVWGRKRGFWGMPDAGLEPGQIARTVRFGRALRDALHQGLERGSAPLLAGLGAVNANARLLVSEKAGTRSFFLWGKLLMAAGGPGAWQRKPLLVLYVLFLLALIVTVVPVSLTLQALLRPLLRGWLTRMTAHFEWPSGSATDRSHLYDD encoded by the coding sequence GTGAATTCCAGCTTGTCCAGCCCTTCCGAGGCCGCCGCGCCCCCCATCGCCAAGCGCGTGCTCGTGATCCACTATTCGCAGACCGGCCAGCTCGGCAGCGTCGCCGAGCGGATCGTGGCGCCGCTGCGCGACGACCCGGCGATCGCGGTGCACGTGGAGACGCTGCGGCCGGCGCGGCCCTTTCCGTTCCCCTGGGGCTTCATGCGCTTCTTCGACGCCTTCCCCGAGACCGCGCACATGAAGCCGCCCGCGCTGCAGCCGCTGGCGCTCACGGGCGAGGAGGACTTCGACCTCGTGATCCTGCCCTACCAGGTGTGGTTCCTCGCGCCCTCGCAGCCGATCACGGCCTTCCTCAAGCACCCGGTGGCGGCGCGGCTGCTCCAGGGCAAGCCCGTGGTCACGGTGATCGCCTGCCGCAACATGTGGCACCTCGCGCACGAGAAGCTCAAGGGCCTGCTGGCCGCCATCGATGCGCGGCTGATCGACAACGTGGTGCTGACCGATCCGGGCCCCACGCTCGCCACTTTCTTCACCACCCCGGCCTGGCTGGTCTGGGGCCGCAAGCGCGGCTTCTGGGGCATGCCAGACGCGGGCCTCGAGCCGGGCCAGATCGCGCGCACCGTGCGCTTCGGCCGCGCGCTGCGCGATGCGCTGCACCAGGGGCTCGAGCGCGGCAGCGCGCCGCTGCTCGCGGGCCTGGGCGCGGTCAACGCCAATGCGCGGCTGCTGGTCAGCGAGAAGGCCGGCACGCGCAGCTTCTTCCTCTGGGGCAAGCTCTTGATGGCCGCCGGCGGCCCCGGGGCCTGGCAGCGCAAGCCGCTCTTGGTGCTCTACGTGCTGTTCCTGCTCGCGCTGATCGTCACCGTGGTCCCGGTGAGCCTCACGCTGCAGGCGCTGCTGCGCCCTCTGCTGCGAGGGTGGCTGACTAGAATGACCGCCCATTTCGAGTGGCCCTCCGGCTCGGCCACGGACCGTTCCCATCTCTATGACGACTGA